In Triticum aestivum cultivar Chinese Spring chromosome 5B, IWGSC CS RefSeq v2.1, whole genome shotgun sequence, the following proteins share a genomic window:
- the LOC123116665 gene encoding bidirectional sugar transporter SWEET4 translates to MILGCAAWIVFAIPSMPGSLPVLVVNGVGILIQAAYIALFLWFASAVVRRRTIKQLVFVVAVSVVLALLMVVLVLVTKVCSPKVFGVVAATYSTGLFVVSMAMDMVDVVKNRPGQQHTARTTIWSLDLDFTIDDLCFVVDLTSML, encoded by the exons ATGATTCTCGGGTGCGCGGCATGGATTGTCTTCGCCATCCCTTCCATGCCCGGCTCCTTGCCCGTGCTGGTGGTCAACGGCGTCGGGATACTGATCCAGGCGGCGTACATCGCGCTCTTCCTCTGGTTCGCCAGCGCCGTCGTGCGCCGGAGGACCATCAAGCAGCTCGTCTTCGTCGTGGCAGTGTCTGTGGTTCTGGCTCTGCTTATGGTGGTGCTCGTGCTGGTCACAAAGGTGTGCAGCCCGAAGGTATTCGGCGTCGTGGCAGCCACATACAGCACGGGCCTGTTTGTTGTCTCGATGGCAATGGACATG GTTGATGTGGTGAAGAACCGGCCAGGCCAGCAGCACACGGCCAGGACAACCATTTGGTCATTGGATTTAGACTTCACAATCGATGATTTATGTTTTGTGGTGGATCTCACAAGTATGTTATGA